One genomic region from Stackebrandtia nassauensis DSM 44728 encodes:
- a CDS encoding ABC transporter substrate-binding protein, translated as MSTAPTSSASLWRRALLGLTLPLILALAACGGGAGTDAGGDFGVKIKHKYGTTTIDKKPSKVVALGLNDADTLLALGIQPVGVVDWFGERPYGAWPWAKELWKGKKPKIVGERDDYNMEKIAKLAPDLIVAQYSGMTKDQYKTLSKWAPVVAQPLGHEDYAAPWQAMAEPIAKAVGEEKKLDKLIDGIEDDFAAVREEHPEFGKLTAAVSEGYEKGKYVAFAADDPKMEFMTLLGFKPDDKIESEIEKGNNVVEFGSERLDLVDVDLLVWLTADEAAAKNVKNDKVYSELDVVKDGRDLFVPYEEGPKIGAAMSFNTVLSIPYAIEELVPQLEKKAKA; from the coding sequence ATGTCAACCGCCCCCACCTCGTCCGCCTCCCTGTGGCGACGCGCCCTGCTCGGACTCACCCTGCCCCTGATCCTGGCACTGGCCGCCTGCGGCGGCGGCGCCGGAACCGACGCCGGGGGCGACTTCGGTGTCAAGATCAAGCACAAGTACGGCACCACGACCATCGACAAGAAACCGTCCAAGGTGGTCGCGCTCGGCCTTAACGACGCCGACACCCTGCTGGCCCTTGGCATCCAGCCCGTCGGTGTCGTCGACTGGTTCGGCGAGCGGCCCTACGGCGCCTGGCCGTGGGCGAAGGAGCTGTGGAAGGGCAAGAAGCCCAAGATCGTCGGCGAACGTGACGACTACAACATGGAGAAGATCGCCAAGCTGGCCCCCGACCTGATCGTCGCGCAGTACTCCGGCATGACCAAGGACCAGTACAAGACGCTGTCCAAGTGGGCGCCGGTAGTGGCACAACCCCTGGGGCACGAGGACTACGCGGCGCCGTGGCAAGCCATGGCCGAACCGATCGCCAAGGCCGTCGGCGAGGAGAAGAAACTCGACAAGCTGATCGACGGCATCGAGGACGACTTCGCCGCCGTGCGCGAGGAGCACCCCGAGTTCGGCAAGCTCACCGCCGCCGTCTCCGAGGGCTACGAGAAGGGCAAGTACGTCGCCTTCGCCGCCGACGACCCCAAGATGGAGTTCATGACGCTGCTGGGCTTCAAGCCCGACGACAAGATCGAGTCCGAGATCGAGAAGGGCAACAACGTCGTCGAGTTCGGATCCGAACGACTGGACCTCGTGGACGTCGACCTGCTGGTGTGGCTGACGGCCGACGAGGCCGCGGCGAAGAACGTCAAGAACGACAAGGTCTACTCCGAACTGGACGTCGTCAAGGACGGCCGCGACCTGTTCGTGCCCTACGAGGAGGGCCCGAAGATCGGCGCGGCGATGTCGTTCAACACCGTGCTGAGCATCCCCTACGCCATCGAGGAACTGGTGCCGCAGCTGGAGAAGAAGGCCAAGGCCTAA
- a CDS encoding XRE family transcriptional regulator: MGKKDATQPQPHAPWGAAETPPAAEAEPSLDLISLGKRIRHLRKQRGMTLDAFGEAIGTAPSQLSMIENGKREPKLSMLRALARELGVSSDELLRTEPPNRRVALEIELERAQQSSGYQSLGLPSVRPSARVPTEVLEALVGLHREVERQVNLHAATPEEARRANTELRRRMRDRDNYFGDIEAQARDLLKHVDYSSGPLSQYAISDLASYLGFTLHHVDDLPHSTRSVTDLRNRRIYLTQNKSSFHDPRTVLLQALASQVLEHDVPPTYADFLGQRVATNYLAAALLIPEVSAVKFLRQAMAAKEIAVEDLRDNFAVSYETAAHRFTNLATHHLGIRTHFQKVHKSGTIFKAYENDGVAFPRDPTGAIEGQQICRFWTSRQVFEVPDKFSPFNQYTDTSTGSYWCTARTERGPDGEFSLSVGVPYEASKWFRGKETTARSVSRCPDPECCRRPPRELAEAWAGQVWPAGRATSSQLAAMPRGSFPGVDETEVYRFLEKHSRQ, translated from the coding sequence ATGGGAAAGAAGGACGCCACCCAGCCGCAGCCGCACGCGCCCTGGGGCGCGGCCGAGACGCCACCGGCGGCCGAGGCCGAGCCGAGCCTGGACCTGATCAGCCTGGGCAAGCGGATTCGTCACCTGCGCAAACAGCGCGGGATGACCCTCGACGCCTTCGGCGAGGCCATCGGTACCGCGCCCTCGCAGCTGTCGATGATCGAGAACGGCAAGCGGGAGCCGAAACTGTCAATGTTGCGCGCGCTGGCCCGGGAGCTGGGGGTCAGCTCGGACGAACTGCTGCGCACCGAACCGCCGAACCGGCGAGTGGCCCTGGAGATCGAGCTGGAGCGGGCCCAGCAGAGCTCCGGGTACCAGTCGCTGGGGCTGCCGAGCGTACGGCCGTCGGCGCGGGTGCCCACCGAGGTGCTGGAAGCGCTGGTGGGGCTGCATCGTGAGGTCGAGCGGCAGGTCAACCTGCACGCCGCCACGCCGGAGGAGGCGCGCCGCGCCAACACCGAACTGCGGCGCCGGATGCGCGACCGCGACAACTACTTCGGCGACATCGAGGCGCAGGCACGCGACCTGTTGAAGCATGTGGACTATTCCAGCGGCCCGCTGTCGCAGTACGCCATCTCGGACCTGGCCTCGTATCTGGGCTTCACACTGCACCATGTGGACGATCTGCCGCACTCGACCCGTTCGGTGACGGACCTGCGCAACCGCCGCATCTACCTGACCCAGAACAAGTCCAGCTTCCACGACCCCCGCACGGTGCTGTTGCAGGCGCTGGCCAGCCAGGTCCTGGAACACGACGTGCCACCCACCTATGCGGACTTCCTGGGGCAGCGGGTGGCGACCAACTACCTGGCCGCGGCACTGCTGATCCCGGAGGTCAGCGCTGTGAAGTTCCTGCGGCAGGCCATGGCCGCCAAGGAGATCGCGGTGGAGGACCTGCGCGACAACTTCGCGGTGTCCTATGAGACCGCCGCGCACCGGTTCACGAACCTGGCGACCCACCACCTGGGCATCCGCACGCACTTCCAGAAGGTCCACAAGTCGGGGACCATCTTCAAGGCCTACGAGAACGACGGGGTCGCCTTCCCCAGGGACCCGACCGGAGCCATCGAGGGACAGCAGATCTGCCGGTTCTGGACCAGCCGTCAGGTCTTCGAGGTGCCGGACAAGTTCAGCCCGTTCAACCAGTACACCGACACCTCGACCGGCAGCTACTGGTGCACCGCCCGCACCGAACGCGGCCCCGACGGCGAGTTCTCGCTCAGCGTCGGCGTGCCCTACGAGGCCTCGAAGTGGTTCCGCGGCAAGGAGACCACGGCGCGGTCGGTGTCGCGCTGCCCGGACCCGGAATGCTGCCGTCGTCCACCGCGCGAACTGGCCGAGGCGTGGGCCGGGCAGGTGTGGCCCGCGGGGCGGGCCACGTCGTCACAGCTGGCCGCCATGCCCCGGGGATCGTTCCCCGGGGTGGACGAGACCGAGGTGTACCGGTTCCTGGAGAAGCACTCCCGGCAGTGA
- the aceA gene encoding isocitrate lyase: MSKPTDLRTRTIEQLELDWRTDPRWQNVTRDYTAEQVVKLRGRVQEEHTLARRGAEKLWAQLTGEAASGGYTNSLGALTGNQAVQQVRAGLRAIYLSGWQVAADANLAGQTYPDQSLYPANSVPQVVRRINNALLRADQIEFAEGASSVEDWLVPIVADAEAGFGGPLNAYELMKSMITAGASGVHWEDQLASEKKCGHLGGKVLIPTSQHVRTLNAARLAADVAGTPTLIVARTDAEAATLLTSDIDERDAEFLTGERTSEGYYRVTNGLPACIARAKAYAPYSDLLWMETGTPDLEVARQFAEAVKAEFPDQMLAYNCSPSFNWKRHLDNDTIAKFQNELGAMGFTFQFITLAGFHSLNHSMFDLAHRYAREGMTAYVDLQEREFAAEDAGYTATKHQREVGTGYFDEIATALNPSGSTLALAGSTESGQFH, translated from the coding sequence ATGTCGAAGCCCACGGATCTCAGGACGCGCACCATCGAACAGCTGGAACTCGACTGGCGCACCGACCCGCGCTGGCAGAACGTCACCCGCGACTACACCGCCGAGCAGGTCGTCAAGCTGCGCGGCCGGGTGCAGGAGGAGCACACCTTGGCCCGGCGCGGCGCGGAGAAGCTGTGGGCCCAGCTGACCGGTGAGGCCGCCTCGGGCGGTTACACCAACTCGCTGGGCGCGCTGACCGGAAACCAGGCGGTGCAACAGGTCCGGGCCGGACTGCGCGCCATCTACCTGTCGGGCTGGCAGGTCGCCGCCGACGCCAACCTGGCCGGCCAGACCTACCCCGACCAGTCGCTGTACCCGGCCAACTCGGTGCCACAGGTGGTGCGGCGCATCAACAACGCGCTGCTGCGCGCCGACCAGATCGAGTTCGCCGAGGGTGCCAGCAGTGTCGAGGACTGGCTGGTGCCGATCGTCGCCGACGCCGAGGCCGGTTTCGGCGGTCCGCTCAACGCCTACGAACTTATGAAGAGCATGATCACCGCCGGTGCGTCCGGGGTGCACTGGGAGGACCAGCTGGCGTCCGAGAAGAAGTGCGGACACCTGGGCGGCAAGGTCCTGATCCCGACCTCGCAGCACGTGCGCACCCTCAACGCCGCCCGGCTGGCCGCCGACGTCGCCGGGACCCCGACGCTGATCGTGGCCCGCACCGACGCCGAGGCCGCCACCCTGCTCACCTCCGACATCGACGAACGCGACGCCGAGTTCCTGACCGGCGAGCGCACCTCCGAGGGCTACTACCGGGTGACCAACGGGCTTCCCGCCTGCATCGCCCGCGCCAAGGCCTACGCGCCGTACTCGGATCTGCTGTGGATGGAGACCGGCACCCCCGACCTGGAGGTGGCGCGGCAGTTCGCCGAGGCCGTCAAGGCCGAGTTCCCGGACCAGATGCTGGCCTACAACTGCTCGCCGTCCTTCAACTGGAAACGGCACCTGGACAACGACACCATCGCCAAGTTCCAGAACGAGTTGGGCGCCATGGGTTTCACGTTCCAGTTCATCACCCTGGCGGGGTTCCACTCGCTCAACCACTCCATGTTCGACCTGGCCCACCGCTACGCCCGCGAGGGCATGACGGCCTACGTCGACCTGCAAGAACGCGAATTCGCCGCCGAAGACGCCGGCTACACCGCGACCAAGCACCAGCGCGAGGTCGGCACCGGTTACTTCGACGAGATCGCCACCGCCCTCAATCCGAGCGGTTCGACGCTGGCGCTCGCCGGATCCACCGAGTCCGGCCAATTCCACTGA
- the aceB gene encoding malate synthase A gives MTMLTEHRPTREITIAGPPVPRQEEILTPGALEFLATLHNAFVGRRQELLQARQERRVRIANGVDPEFPAETAAIREDISWTVAPFAPGLEDRRVEITGPCDRKMTINALNSGAKCWLADMEDSSTPSWSNVINAQLNLGDVLTGGIDFTSDQGKSYRLNSQTLTDLPTIIVRPRGWHLAERHLRVDGVPMSGALVDFGLYFFHNARRLISQGRGPYFYLPKLESRTEARLWNDVFILAQQELGIPHGTIRATVLIETITAAFEMEEILYELRHHSSGLNAGRWDYIFSVIKNFRDRGPRFVLPDRDRVTMTAPFMRAYTEQLVRVCHRRSASAIGGMAAFIPNRRDPEANAAAMAKVRADKTREADDGFDGSWVAHPDLVPVAMEVFDETLGGIPNQVERLREDVVPDAKALLNISATEGSITETGVRANIEVGIRYIESWLRGNGAAAINNLMEDAATAEISRSQIWQWIRSESHTDSGRAITHEWVTELLADEFAKLDRFAGDRFDDAREIFTECALGEEYPTFLTLAAYSRYL, from the coding sequence ATGACCATGCTCACCGAACATCGGCCCACCCGCGAGATCACCATCGCGGGACCGCCGGTGCCACGCCAAGAAGAGATCCTGACGCCCGGGGCGCTGGAGTTCCTGGCGACCCTCCACAATGCCTTCGTGGGTCGCCGCCAAGAACTGCTCCAGGCCCGGCAGGAACGCCGGGTCCGGATCGCCAACGGCGTCGACCCCGAGTTCCCGGCCGAGACGGCCGCGATCCGCGAGGACATCTCCTGGACGGTCGCGCCGTTCGCGCCGGGCCTCGAGGATCGTCGCGTCGAGATCACCGGTCCCTGCGACCGCAAGATGACCATCAACGCGCTCAACTCGGGCGCCAAGTGCTGGCTGGCCGACATGGAGGACTCCTCCACGCCGAGCTGGTCCAATGTGATCAACGCGCAGCTGAACCTCGGCGACGTCCTGACCGGCGGCATCGACTTCACCAGCGACCAGGGCAAGAGCTACCGGCTCAACAGCCAGACGCTGACCGACCTGCCCACCATCATCGTCCGTCCCCGGGGCTGGCACCTGGCCGAACGCCACCTGCGGGTCGACGGCGTGCCGATGAGCGGCGCCCTGGTCGACTTCGGACTGTACTTCTTCCACAACGCGCGACGGCTGATCTCGCAGGGACGCGGACCCTACTTCTACCTGCCGAAGCTGGAATCCCGCACCGAGGCGCGACTGTGGAACGACGTCTTCATCCTGGCGCAACAGGAGCTGGGCATCCCGCACGGCACCATCCGCGCCACCGTCCTCATCGAGACGATCACCGCCGCGTTCGAGATGGAGGAGATCCTCTACGAACTGCGGCACCACAGCTCCGGGCTGAACGCGGGCCGCTGGGACTACATCTTCTCGGTGATCAAGAACTTCCGCGACCGGGGCCCGCGGTTCGTGCTGCCGGACCGCGACCGGGTGACGATGACCGCCCCGTTCATGCGCGCCTACACCGAACAGCTGGTGCGGGTGTGCCACCGCCGCAGCGCCTCGGCGATCGGCGGGATGGCGGCGTTCATCCCCAACCGCCGCGACCCGGAGGCCAACGCCGCCGCGATGGCGAAGGTGCGCGCGGACAAGACCCGCGAGGCCGACGACGGTTTCGACGGATCCTGGGTGGCGCACCCCGACCTGGTCCCGGTCGCCATGGAGGTGTTCGACGAGACGCTGGGCGGCATCCCCAACCAGGTCGAGCGGCTGCGAGAGGACGTGGTCCCCGACGCCAAGGCGCTGTTGAACATCAGCGCCACCGAAGGATCCATCACCGAGACCGGCGTGCGCGCCAACATCGAGGTCGGCATCCGCTACATCGAGTCGTGGCTGCGGGGCAACGGCGCCGCGGCCATCAACAACCTGATGGAGGACGCCGCCACCGCCGAGATCTCCCGATCGCAGATCTGGCAGTGGATCCGCTCCGAGTCGCACACCGACTCGGGCCGGGCCATCACCCACGAGTGGGTCACCGAGCTGCTGGCGGACGAGTTCGCCAAGCTCGACCGCTTCGCGGGTGACCGCTTCGACGACGCGCGAGAGATCTTCACCGAGTGCGCGCTCGGCGAGGAGTACCCCACTTTCCTCACCCTGGCGGCCTACAGCCGCTACCTGTGA
- a CDS encoding FAD-dependent oxidoreductase yields the protein MRNGDGDNVCGGSRDGRASGASDSAPNGGARTKRVIISGAGIAGLATALRFQRAGWRTLIVEKAPGRRSSGYMVNLLGTGYDAADRLGLVPALRPNDLGVFTSMIVNPDGSQKFTIPAALTQAALGKRAITVFRGDLESALYEAVRDTAEFRFGTTVREVDQDASEVRATLSDGTVESGDLLVGADGLHSGVRELVFGPETDFRVDLRHMVGAFPLPEVPTRVPDGASATYIGPLRTAAIVNLGPGRSSAFFAYRCEDPQAELARGAFASLAERFGDLGGGFPDALRQLKADPDAAYFDSVSQIDLGSWFRGRVVLLGDAAWCVTLFAGYGAALAMTGAERLGAAITESGVDLATALEQWEAELRPEVRKRQSLARKGTAQFCPPTRFHVWMRDTTIRAIQMPGIRNLVLGSLKRATR from the coding sequence ATGCGAAACGGCGACGGCGACAACGTATGCGGTGGAAGCCGCGACGGGCGCGCAAGCGGTGCCAGCGACAGCGCTCCAAACGGCGGCGCCCGCACGAAGCGGGTCATCATCTCGGGAGCCGGGATCGCGGGGCTGGCCACCGCGCTGCGGTTCCAGCGCGCCGGTTGGCGAACGCTCATCGTCGAGAAGGCTCCGGGCCGCCGCAGCAGCGGCTACATGGTGAACCTGCTGGGAACCGGCTACGACGCCGCCGACCGGCTGGGCCTCGTACCCGCGTTGCGGCCCAACGACCTCGGCGTCTTCACGTCGATGATCGTCAATCCCGACGGCAGCCAGAAGTTCACGATCCCCGCCGCTCTGACCCAGGCCGCACTGGGGAAACGGGCGATCACCGTGTTCCGTGGCGACCTGGAGTCCGCGCTGTACGAAGCGGTGCGCGACACCGCCGAGTTCCGGTTCGGCACCACCGTGCGCGAAGTGGACCAGGACGCGTCCGAGGTCCGAGCGACGTTGAGCGACGGCACCGTCGAAAGCGGCGACCTACTCGTCGGAGCCGACGGCCTGCACTCCGGCGTCCGCGAGCTGGTCTTCGGACCCGAGACGGACTTCCGCGTCGACCTGCGGCACATGGTGGGCGCCTTCCCGCTTCCCGAGGTCCCCACCCGGGTGCCCGACGGCGCGAGCGCCACCTACATCGGACCGCTGCGCACCGCCGCGATCGTGAACCTGGGGCCGGGCCGATCGTCGGCGTTCTTCGCCTATCGCTGCGAGGACCCGCAAGCCGAACTCGCACGGGGAGCGTTCGCGTCGCTCGCTGAGCGGTTCGGTGACCTGGGCGGCGGGTTCCCGGACGCGCTGCGGCAGCTGAAGGCCGACCCGGACGCCGCTTACTTCGACTCGGTCAGCCAGATCGACCTGGGCTCGTGGTTCCGGGGACGCGTCGTGCTGCTGGGCGACGCGGCCTGGTGCGTCACGCTGTTCGCCGGATACGGTGCGGCGCTGGCGATGACCGGAGCCGAACGGCTCGGTGCGGCCATCACCGAATCCGGTGTGGACTTGGCTACGGCGCTGGAACAGTGGGAGGCCGAGCTGCGGCCCGAGGTCCGCAAGCGGCAATCCCTGGCCCGCAAGGGAACCGCGCAGTTCTGCCCGCCGACCCGGTTCCACGTGTGGATGCGCGACACGACGATCCGTGCCATCCAGATGCCCGGCATCCGCAATCTTGTCCTCGGCTCGCTCAAACGCGCGACTCGCTAG
- a CDS encoding TetR/AcrR family transcriptional regulator: MPRGVAIPEVRQQLFAAVEQLIVRDGPGKLSGRAVTGAAGVATGLLYSHFRDLDDFLVGYAVDRAFQISANARTLPDKAGTNTVARNLSDTLLATPFGSARALTRLLVARPDLVDGVASVLGDGNTGIDAIETATAAYLDAERKLGRVAAATDVEALARALAGTLHHLVLTADESDIPALIERTVTALAEGMVRPPTK, encoded by the coding sequence GTGCCCAGAGGAGTCGCGATCCCCGAAGTCCGGCAGCAGCTGTTCGCCGCTGTCGAGCAGCTGATCGTCCGCGACGGACCGGGCAAACTCAGCGGCCGCGCCGTCACCGGAGCGGCCGGGGTAGCCACCGGCCTGCTGTACTCACATTTCCGCGACCTGGACGATTTCCTGGTCGGCTACGCCGTTGACCGCGCCTTCCAGATCTCGGCCAACGCCAGGACCCTGCCGGACAAGGCCGGAACGAATACCGTCGCGCGCAATCTGAGCGACACGCTGCTGGCCACCCCGTTCGGCTCCGCGCGGGCACTGACGCGGCTCCTGGTCGCGCGCCCCGATCTCGTCGACGGCGTCGCGTCGGTCCTCGGCGACGGCAACACCGGCATCGACGCGATCGAAACCGCGACCGCCGCCTATCTCGATGCCGAACGGAAGCTGGGACGCGTCGCCGCCGCGACCGACGTCGAAGCGCTGGCCCGCGCGCTCGCGGGCACGCTGCACCACCTGGTGCTGACCGCCGACGAGTCCGACATCCCCGCGCTCATCGAACGAACGGTCACGGCGCTGGCCGAAGGAATGGTCAGGCCGCCAACGAAATGA
- a CDS encoding lamin tail domain-containing protein produces the protein MGRSRLGRTIAVVCAATLAGIAFGVPPVAAASSDVVLNEVYGGGGNSGATLTNDFIELTNRDGGPVDVSGWSVQYHSASATGSWQVTPLTGQVAPGQFYLIAEAAGSGGTQPLPTPDVTGTIPMGGTGGTVALVKSTTALTCTAADCAGEASIVDLVGYGSAAIRETNPAAGASNTLSVQRKETGDTDDNAADFAAADPTPKVANDGGDPGPECPAEPGPNRIHDIQGDGWISPLHGDPVADVPGVVTAVRTQSPRGYWIQDTAPDSDAATSEAVFVYAGSAPVTVQVGDAVSVSGKVSDFYQLSSGETFPNTANLSITEITNPVTAVCSSGNPLPSTETVAADSIPDVYAPTAPTGNVEDLNPVDASRSTMDFWEAREGMLVSVSDARVVGPGNEFGEIYLTVKPDEYASERGGTVNTGYDNTPTGRIVVFPVSGSVPPANVGDTLTGATSGPVDYSLYGGYGIAATQVGGVASGGIDRQVATAQTPEQLAVATYNVENLSPKDSGGKFAALAEGIVTNLAAPDVVVLEEIQDNNGSTNDAVVDADQTLDKLTAAITAAGGPRYDWRQISPTDDADGGQPGGNIRVAFLFNPDRVSFVDREGGDATTPVTVGTDSDGTPSLNVSPGRIDPANEAWKSSRKPLAGEFRFNGEKVIVVANHFNSKGGDQNADGRYQPPERSTEVQRIKQAKAVNAFVKDTLAVDADANVVVAGDINDYQFSPALDALTDGEVLEDLITGLPDTEQYTYVYNGISQVLDHILVSPALAKADYEVVHINAEFAEQNSDHDPQVARLNFPPKCTKTVSGRHIGPLTVKKGVTCLDDATQIGTITVKDGASLHVVDSTITGPLKAEGAKSISLCSSKVVGTIAIDGSSGPVTLGGDCDGNRVVGRIGLTDNTGGVTIVDNTLVGSLACTGNDPAPTGEGNRISGSRTGQCKEL, from the coding sequence ATGGGTAGATCTCGTCTTGGCCGGACGATCGCGGTGGTGTGTGCCGCGACGCTGGCGGGAATCGCGTTCGGTGTGCCCCCGGTGGCGGCCGCGTCGTCCGATGTGGTGCTGAACGAGGTGTACGGCGGCGGCGGGAACTCCGGCGCCACCCTGACCAACGACTTCATCGAACTGACCAATCGCGACGGTGGGCCGGTCGACGTGTCCGGGTGGTCGGTGCAGTACCACTCCGCCTCGGCCACCGGATCGTGGCAGGTCACGCCGCTGACCGGCCAGGTCGCGCCGGGCCAGTTCTACCTGATCGCCGAGGCCGCCGGCAGCGGCGGCACCCAGCCACTGCCCACACCGGACGTTACCGGCACCATCCCGATGGGCGGCACCGGCGGCACGGTGGCGCTGGTCAAGTCGACCACCGCGCTGACCTGTACCGCCGCCGACTGCGCCGGTGAGGCGTCGATCGTGGACCTCGTCGGCTACGGCAGCGCCGCGATCCGCGAGACCAACCCGGCCGCGGGAGCTTCGAACACGCTGTCGGTGCAGCGCAAGGAAACCGGCGACACCGACGACAACGCCGCCGACTTCGCCGCCGCCGATCCGACCCCCAAGGTGGCCAACGACGGCGGCGACCCCGGACCGGAGTGCCCGGCCGAACCGGGCCCGAACCGGATCCACGACATCCAGGGCGACGGCTGGATCTCGCCGCTGCACGGCGATCCGGTCGCCGACGTGCCCGGCGTCGTGACCGCGGTGCGGACGCAGTCGCCGCGCGGCTACTGGATCCAGGACACCGCGCCCGACTCCGACGCCGCCACCAGCGAGGCCGTGTTCGTGTACGCGGGCTCCGCGCCGGTCACCGTGCAGGTGGGGGACGCGGTCTCGGTGTCGGGCAAGGTATCCGACTTCTACCAGCTGTCGTCCGGTGAGACCTTCCCGAACACCGCGAACCTGTCCATCACCGAGATCACCAATCCGGTGACGGCGGTGTGCTCGTCCGGGAATCCGTTGCCGTCGACCGAGACCGTGGCCGCTGACTCCATTCCCGACGTCTACGCGCCCACCGCGCCCACCGGCAACGTCGAGGACCTCAACCCGGTCGACGCGTCCCGATCCACCATGGACTTCTGGGAGGCTCGCGAGGGAATGCTGGTCTCGGTCTCCGATGCCCGGGTCGTGGGCCCCGGCAACGAGTTCGGCGAGATCTACCTGACCGTCAAACCCGACGAGTACGCCTCCGAGCGCGGCGGCACCGTCAACACCGGCTACGACAACACCCCCACCGGCCGGATCGTGGTCTTCCCGGTCTCCGGTTCGGTGCCACCGGCCAATGTGGGCGACACGCTCACCGGCGCCACCTCCGGCCCGGTGGATTACTCGCTGTACGGCGGTTACGGCATCGCCGCCACCCAGGTGGGTGGCGTGGCGTCCGGCGGCATCGACCGGCAGGTCGCCACCGCGCAGACACCGGAGCAGCTGGCCGTGGCCACCTACAACGTGGAGAACCTGAGCCCCAAGGACTCCGGCGGCAAGTTCGCCGCGCTGGCCGAGGGCATCGTCACCAACCTGGCCGCGCCGGACGTCGTCGTGCTGGAGGAGATCCAGGACAACAACGGCTCCACCAACGACGCCGTCGTCGACGCCGACCAGACCCTCGACAAGCTGACCGCCGCGATCACCGCGGCCGGTGGGCCGCGGTACGACTGGCGACAGATCAGCCCCACCGACGACGCCGACGGCGGCCAGCCGGGCGGCAACATCCGGGTGGCTTTCCTGTTCAACCCGGACCGGGTGTCCTTCGTGGACCGCGAGGGCGGCGACGCGACCACCCCGGTCACCGTCGGCACCGACTCCGACGGCACCCCGTCCCTGAACGTCTCGCCGGGCCGCATCGACCCGGCCAACGAGGCGTGGAAGTCCAGCCGCAAGCCGCTGGCCGGTGAGTTCCGGTTCAACGGCGAGAAGGTCATCGTGGTGGCCAACCACTTCAACTCCAAGGGCGGCGACCAGAACGCGGACGGCCGGTACCAGCCGCCGGAGCGCTCCACCGAGGTGCAGCGGATCAAGCAGGCCAAGGCGGTCAACGCCTTCGTCAAGGACACGCTGGCCGTGGACGCCGACGCCAACGTCGTGGTCGCGGGTGACATCAACGACTACCAGTTCTCCCCGGCGCTGGACGCGCTCACCGACGGGGAGGTGCTGGAGGACCTGATCACCGGCCTGCCGGACACCGAGCAGTACACCTATGTGTACAACGGCATCTCGCAGGTGCTGGACCACATCCTGGTCAGCCCGGCGCTGGCGAAGGCCGACTACGAGGTGGTTCACATCAACGCGGAGTTCGCGGAGCAGAACTCCGACCACGATCCGCAGGTCGCGCGGCTCAACTTCCCGCCGAAGTGCACCAAAACGGTGTCGGGCAGGCACATCGGGCCGCTGACGGTCAAGAAGGGCGTGACCTGCCTGGACGACGCGACCCAGATCGGCACCATCACCGTCAAGGACGGGGCCAGCCTCCACGTCGTGGACAGCACCATCACCGGACCGCTGAAAGCCGAGGGCGCCAAGTCGATCAGCCTGTGTTCGTCCAAGGTGGTCGGAACGATCGCCATCGACGGGTCGAGCGGGCCGGTGACGCTGGGCGGCGACTGCGACGGCAACCGGGTCGTGGGCCGGATCGGGCTCACCGACAACACCGGCGGGGTGACGATCGTGGACAACACGCTCGTCGGCTCGCTGGCCTGTACCGGCAACGACCCGGCACCGACCGGGGAGGGCAACAGGATCAGCGGATCCCGTACGGGGCAGTGCAAGGAGTTGTGA
- a CDS encoding response regulator transcription factor, which yields MNARVLVAEDDPKQAHLIRTYLERDGHDVLVVTDGRRAVDETRSRHPDLLVLDIMMPKLDGMDVCRVLRSDSQVPILVLTARDDEDTLLQGLQLGADDYMTKPFSPRELAARVRALLRRSRPESGPPTVFQVGRLTVDTGRVRVSVDGEPVSVTAREFAVLAALAAEPGRVFSRLDIVHRAFGFDSHVSPRTVDAHIANLRRKIEPDPAHPVQLLTVYGHGYTLAVD from the coding sequence ATGAACGCACGCGTGCTGGTGGCCGAGGACGACCCGAAACAGGCGCACCTGATCCGGACGTACCTGGAACGGGACGGCCACGACGTCCTGGTCGTGACCGACGGGCGGCGCGCTGTCGACGAGACCCGCAGTCGCCACCCCGATCTGCTGGTGCTGGACATCATGATGCCCAAACTGGACGGAATGGACGTGTGCCGGGTCCTGCGTTCGGACTCCCAGGTGCCCATCCTGGTGCTGACCGCCCGCGACGACGAGGACACGCTGCTGCAAGGGCTCCAGCTGGGCGCCGACGACTACATGACCAAGCCGTTCAGTCCCCGGGAACTGGCCGCGCGGGTGCGGGCGCTGCTGCGTCGCTCCCGTCCCGAATCCGGGCCGCCCACGGTATTCCAGGTCGGCCGACTGACCGTCGACACCGGACGGGTGCGGGTCAGCGTCGACGGCGAGCCGGTGTCGGTCACGGCCCGCGAGTTCGCGGTGCTGGCCGCGTTGGCCGCCGAACCCGGGCGAGTGTTCTCCAGGCTCGACATCGTGCACCGGGCCTTCGGGTTCGACAGCCACGTCTCGCCGCGCACAGTGGACGCGCACATCGCGAACCTGCGCCGCAAGATCGAACCCGATCCGGCGCATCCGGTTCAGCTGCTGACGGTGTACGGGCACGGCTACACGTTGGCGGTGGACTGA